The Mercenaria mercenaria strain notata chromosome 10, MADL_Memer_1, whole genome shotgun sequence genome contains a region encoding:
- the LOC123560244 gene encoding collagen alpha-1(XII) chain-like has translation MVLLSSVNLTNTDKEYKMASRYLLFALVYFVGAQPACEDLNTAACSLFLASKPDLCQDQALSANCKRFCGQCPLVCYDCPTAVSSPDNCTATKTCALGEVCMQKTHKNPDGSKEFIMSCESKTTCEGLSLGFHSVIGKRSDGGTAIEHVRRDLSFHCCDVDKCNYPMEFMTTTTAPTTMMTTLPTTTLKPLHNCSRDIVFVLDGSTSVGGVNHNYMKTFVQKLIAGLTIGPMDSLVAVVEYSDTARVEWYLTDHTSVRDLENAAINIPYVRGSTGTHAAFYLVHSSVLTARHGARPNAKDVVIILTDGGTDIPDLAVNEAKKLQDDGVTIIAVGVGPNADSQELLQYVKQGHVYNVKYFNTLPYIVSAIASNLCE, from the exons ATGGTTCTCTTATCAAGTGTAAATTTGACTAACACAGATAAGGAGTATAAAATGGCGTCGAGGTACCTTCTGTTTG CTCTGGTGTATTTTGTTGGAGCTCAACCAGCTTGTGAAGACCTTAACACGGCTGCCTGCTCTCTGTTCCTCGCCAGTAAACCAGATCTATGTCAGGACCAGGCTCTCTCCGCCAACTGTAAACGATTTTGTGGACAATGCC CTCTGGTATGTTACGATTGTCCAACGGCTGTTAGCAGTCCAGATAATTGCACAGCGACCAAAACATGTGCGCTAGGAGAG gtttgcATGCAGAAGACCCACAAGAATCCAGACGGTTCTAAAGAATTTATAATGTCATGCGAATCTAAAACG ACATGTGAAGGTCTCAGTTTGGGTTTCCATTCTGTCATTGGTAAACGCAGTGATGGCGGTACTGCCATCGAACATGTTCGCCGGGACTTGAGTTTTCACTGTTGCGATGTAGATAAGTGCAACTACCCGATGGAATTCATGACAACCACCACAGCCCCTACTACAATGATGACCACGTTACCGACGACGACACTGAAACCGCTTCATA ACTGTTcacgagatatagttttcgtactTGACGGCTCCACAAGCGTGGGAGGTGTAAACCATAACTACATGAAGACGTTCGTTCAG AAACTGATCGCTGGTTTGACAATAGGACCTATGGACTCCCTTGTCGCCGTGGTGGAATACAGTGACACGGCGCGGGTTGAGTGGTACCTTACTGACCATACGTCTGTTCGAGACCTAGAGAATGCCGCAATTAATATCCCTTATGTCCGTG GCTCTACTGGAACACACGCTGCGTTTTATCTCGTACACAGTTCTGTCCTTACAGCCAGGCATGGTGCCCGGCCTAACGCCAAAGATGTTGTAATCATCCTTACTGACGGTGGAACCGACATACCAGACCTCGCCGTTAACGAGGCTAAAAAACTACAAGACGACGGTGTTACTATTATTGCTGTCGGTGTCGGACCAAACGCCGACTCGCAGGAACTTCTCCAGTATGTGAAACAGGGACACGTATATAACGTCAAATATTTCAACACACTGCCTTATATTGTAAGCGCCATTGCATCTAATCTATGTGAATAG